The Sphingomonas alpina genome has a segment encoding these proteins:
- a CDS encoding alginate lyase family protein, whose protein sequence is MRISLWALGFALATLTPGLASAQTAPVLFDSAGLKTMAADAKRYPLFAAEFERTKKSVDKAMRAGIVVPVPKDPGGGFTHEQHKRNYMALYGAGLLYRITGNKAYADFARTMLLEYARLYPTLGPHPAKANEAAGRLFWQSLNDSVWLVYGVQGYDAIRDTLSPADRETIDTNVFRKMAEFLSVGNAKTFNLIHNHATWAAAGVGMTGYVLHDPELVARALKGTDKSGKAGFLAQVDQLFSPDGYYTEGPYYQRYALQPFVVFADAIQANQPELKIWERHGGVLPKAIRSTIQLTYDGYFFPLNDAMPDKSLKTDELYQAVAIGYAATRDPSFLSIAKWQGRTILTPAGLAVARDLAAGKAQPFAYASQLFRDGPNGDQGALAVLRSSAEDDAEVLVAKNSAMGMGHGHFDKLGWILYDGGNAIVTDYGSARFLNIESKDGGRYLKENESWAKQTVAHNTLVVNETSNFGGKWKVGEDLAPKQLFFSGDDALKASTAEMAGAWPGVTFRRTLAQLPLGKGSPVVLDLLRVTGGAPATYDLPLHYAGHITDVGFPLQSNVAARPVLGTANGYQHIWVDATGTPTADNATLTWINGGRFYTYRMLPPAGSTVILGESGANDPRFNLRREPMLIQRVTGAKDTVFVSLLEPHGSYDAAAETTVASASQIKSLRHVRTADGDVIVIEPVKGAPVIVAVADDVATGKQHTAQVDGRTIRWTGHIARIDAVGAK, encoded by the coding sequence ATGCGTATTTCCCTCTGGGCGCTGGGCTTCGCTCTGGCGACGCTGACGCCGGGCCTCGCCAGCGCACAAACCGCGCCGGTGCTGTTCGATTCCGCCGGCCTGAAGACCATGGCGGCGGACGCCAAACGCTATCCGTTGTTCGCGGCAGAGTTCGAACGGACCAAGAAGTCGGTCGACAAGGCGATGCGCGCCGGGATCGTCGTGCCGGTGCCGAAAGATCCGGGCGGCGGGTTCACGCATGAGCAGCATAAGCGCAACTATATGGCGCTCTATGGTGCGGGGCTGTTGTACCGCATCACCGGCAACAAGGCCTATGCCGATTTCGCGCGCACCATGTTGCTTGAGTATGCCAGGCTTTATCCGACGCTTGGGCCGCATCCGGCCAAGGCGAACGAAGCGGCGGGACGGCTGTTCTGGCAGAGCCTGAACGACAGCGTCTGGCTGGTCTATGGCGTGCAGGGTTACGACGCGATCCGCGACACGCTGAGCCCCGCCGACCGCGAGACGATCGACACCAATGTGTTCCGAAAGATGGCCGAGTTCCTGTCGGTCGGGAATGCCAAGACGTTCAACCTGATTCACAACCACGCGACCTGGGCGGCGGCCGGCGTGGGCATGACCGGTTATGTCCTGCACGATCCCGAACTGGTCGCGCGCGCGCTGAAGGGTACCGACAAGAGCGGCAAGGCCGGGTTCCTGGCGCAGGTCGATCAGCTCTTCTCGCCCGACGGCTATTACACCGAAGGGCCCTATTATCAGCGTTATGCGCTGCAGCCGTTCGTGGTGTTCGCCGATGCGATCCAGGCTAATCAGCCCGAACTGAAGATCTGGGAACGGCATGGCGGCGTGCTGCCCAAGGCGATCCGCAGCACGATCCAGCTGACCTATGACGGCTATTTCTTCCCGCTCAACGACGCGATGCCCGACAAGAGCCTGAAGACCGACGAACTCTATCAGGCGGTGGCGATCGGCTATGCGGCGACCCGCGACCCGAGCTTCCTGTCGATCGCGAAATGGCAGGGGCGCACGATCCTGACGCCGGCCGGGCTCGCCGTCGCGCGCGATCTCGCCGCGGGCAAGGCGCAGCCCTTTGCCTATGCCTCGCAACTGTTTCGCGACGGGCCGAACGGCGATCAGGGCGCTCTGGCCGTGCTGCGCTCGAGCGCCGAGGACGATGCCGAAGTACTGGTCGCCAAGAACAGCGCGATGGGCATGGGGCATGGTCATTTCGATAAACTGGGCTGGATCCTCTACGATGGCGGCAACGCGATCGTGACCGACTACGGCTCGGCCCGCTTCCTCAACATCGAGAGCAAGGACGGCGGCCGCTACCTCAAGGAAAATGAGAGCTGGGCGAAGCAGACGGTCGCGCACAACACGCTGGTGGTGAACGAGACGTCGAACTTCGGCGGCAAGTGGAAGGTCGGCGAAGATCTGGCGCCGAAGCAGCTGTTCTTCTCCGGCGATGACGCGCTGAAGGCGAGCACCGCCGAAATGGCCGGCGCCTGGCCCGGAGTCACCTTCCGCCGCACGCTGGCGCAATTGCCATTGGGCAAGGGCAGTCCGGTCGTGCTCGACCTGCTGCGCGTCACCGGTGGCGCACCAGCGACCTACGACCTCCCGCTGCATTATGCGGGGCACATCACCGATGTCGGTTTCCCGCTGCAGTCGAACGTCGCGGCGCGGCCGGTGCTGGGCACGGCCAATGGTTATCAGCATATCTGGGTCGATGCGACCGGTACGCCAACCGCCGATAACGCGACGCTGACCTGGATCAATGGCGGTCGTTTCTACACCTATCGCATGCTCCCGCCGGCCGGCAGTACGGTGATCCTGGGCGAGAGCGGCGCCAACGATCCGCGCTTCAACCTGCGTCGCGAGCCCATGCTGATCCAGCGCGTGACGGGGGCGAAGGACACGGTGTTCGTCTCGCTGCTCGAGCCGCACGGATCCTATGACGCGGCGGCGGAAACGACAGTCGCCAGCGCCAGCCAGATCAAGTCGCTGCGCCATGTTCGCACTGCAGATGGCGACGTGATCGTGATCGAGCCGGTGAAGGGCGCGCCGGTGATCGTCGCGGTCGCAGACGATGTCGCGACGGGCAAGCAACACACCGCGCAGGTCGATGGCCGCACGATCCGCTGGACCGGGCATATCGCTCGTATCGACGCAGTGGGCGCGAAGTGA
- a CDS encoding MFS transporter, which translates to MAGKIRGLRWFIIGLIGLATVINYIDRNALAVMWPAVSKDIGADKADYALLVTAFMVAYAVGQSLFGRVLDVIGTRMGFVASIFFWSVSIAAHALVRSLGLLGFLRVTLGLSEAGNWPGAVKANAAWFPPAERALAQGIFNSGAAIGAIISAPLVALLYEAIGWRATFLLIGVLGILWLVPWLFLYRGEPGAHPWLSEAERAHIAGEGEAGPLQPIAGYAPGMGQLLRHRETWAILVSRFFLDPVWWLFVSWLPIYLAETFGFDVKQIGLFAWVPFVGAMLGSLLGGWASGMLIRRGWSALRARQAIITIGGVIMLPALLLTAMAATPLYAVLLIAVVLFGFQIAINNIQTLPGDYFAGGTVGSLAGIGGTAAVAGTLITTWLVPVMTVDGYGPIFALSAAIVPLGVLAIWLLGGRTAPVASPSTPIIEEAGL; encoded by the coding sequence ATGGCCGGTAAAATAAGAGGCCTGCGCTGGTTCATCATCGGCCTGATCGGGCTGGCGACGGTGATCAACTATATCGACCGCAATGCGCTGGCGGTGATGTGGCCGGCGGTGTCGAAGGATATCGGCGCGGACAAGGCCGATTATGCGCTGCTCGTGACCGCGTTCATGGTCGCCTATGCGGTCGGCCAGTCGCTGTTCGGGCGCGTGCTTGACGTGATCGGCACGCGCATGGGGTTCGTCGCCTCGATCTTCTTCTGGTCGGTGTCGATCGCCGCGCATGCGCTGGTCCGCTCGCTCGGGTTGCTCGGTTTCCTGCGCGTGACGCTGGGGCTGAGCGAGGCGGGCAACTGGCCCGGCGCGGTCAAGGCCAATGCGGCCTGGTTTCCGCCGGCCGAGCGCGCGCTGGCGCAGGGCATCTTCAATTCAGGCGCCGCGATCGGCGCGATCATCTCCGCCCCGCTGGTGGCGTTGCTGTACGAAGCGATCGGCTGGCGCGCGACTTTCCTGCTGATCGGCGTGCTCGGCATATTGTGGCTGGTGCCGTGGCTGTTCCTCTATCGCGGCGAGCCCGGTGCGCATCCCTGGCTGAGCGAAGCGGAGCGCGCGCATATTGCGGGCGAGGGTGAAGCGGGGCCGCTGCAACCGATTGCCGGCTATGCGCCGGGCATGGGGCAATTGCTGCGCCACCGCGAGACCTGGGCGATCCTGGTCAGCCGCTTCTTCCTCGATCCGGTGTGGTGGCTGTTCGTCTCCTGGCTGCCGATCTATCTCGCCGAGACGTTCGGCTTCGACGTCAAGCAGATCGGGCTGTTCGCCTGGGTGCCGTTCGTCGGCGCGATGCTGGGCAGCCTGCTCGGCGGCTGGGCGTCGGGGATGCTGATCCGGCGCGGTTGGTCGGCGTTGCGTGCGCGCCAGGCGATCATCACGATCGGCGGCGTGATCATGCTGCCCGCGCTGCTGCTGACCGCGATGGCGGCGACCCCGCTTTATGCGGTGCTGCTGATCGCGGTGGTGCTGTTCGGTTTCCAGATCGCGATCAACAATATCCAGACCTTGCCGGGCGACTATTTCGCCGGCGGCACGGTCGGTTCGCTGGCCGGGATCGGCGGCACGGCGGCGGTCGCGGGCACGCTGATCACCACCTGGCTCGTGCCGGTCATGACGGTCGACGGCTACGGCCCGATTTTCGCACTCTCAGCGGCGATCGTGCCGCTTGGGGTCCTCGCCATCTGGCTGCTCGGCGGACGCACTGCGCCCGTCGCGTCGCCCTCAACGCCCATCATCGAAGAGGCTGGATTATGA
- a CDS encoding SDR family NAD(P)-dependent oxidoreductase, whose protein sequence is MRFKNKIAIVTGGGRDIGKSISLRLASEGATVVINYRSDEASAQATADAITAVGGTALLQRADVTDANQVAALVAATTDTFGAHIDFLVNCAGGMIARKTLAEMDADFFDQVMSLNFRSAFLVTKAVLPHLGRGSAIVNLASLAGRDGGGPGASVYAAAKGALMTITRGWAKELGPQGIRVNALCPGLIGTSFHDIFSKPEGRAAVAGNTPLRREGHPDEVAAAVAYLLSEDAAFLTGVNLDINGGLFFS, encoded by the coding sequence ATGAGATTCAAGAACAAGATCGCGATCGTCACCGGCGGCGGACGCGACATCGGCAAATCGATTTCGCTGCGGCTGGCCAGCGAAGGCGCCACGGTGGTGATCAACTATCGCAGCGACGAGGCCTCCGCTCAGGCGACCGCCGATGCGATCACTGCGGTCGGCGGCACTGCGCTGCTGCAGCGCGCCGACGTAACCGATGCCAACCAGGTCGCGGCATTGGTCGCGGCGACCACCGACACGTTCGGCGCGCATATCGATTTCCTCGTCAATTGTGCGGGCGGCATGATCGCGCGCAAGACGCTGGCCGAAATGGACGCGGACTTCTTCGACCAGGTCATGAGCCTGAACTTTCGCTCCGCTTTCCTGGTGACCAAGGCGGTGCTGCCACATCTCGGCAGGGGCAGCGCGATCGTCAATCTCGCCTCGCTGGCGGGGCGCGACGGCGGCGGCCCGGGCGCATCGGTCTATGCCGCGGCAAAGGGTGCGCTGATGACCATCACGCGCGGCTGGGCGAAGGAACTGGGACCGCAGGGCATTCGCGTCAACGCACTGTGCCCCGGTCTGATCGGCACCAGCTTCCATGACATTTTCTCCAAGCCGGAAGGGCGCGCCGCGGTTGCCGGCAACACGCCGCTGCGCCGCGAAGGGCACCCGGACGAGGTCGCCGCCGCGGTCGCCTATCTTTTGTCGGAGGATGCGGCCTTCCTCACCGGCGTCAATCTCGACATCAATGGCGGCCTGTTCTTCTCCTGA
- a CDS encoding rhamnogalacturonan acetylesterase: MRHMLFALALVTTPALAQDEPAHPRVAGEVPKTRTDAPPIKAYKLILVGDSTMAVGSGWASIFCAEHVKSNVACLNMGRGGRSTRSYRQEGSWAIVQNEIKAAGYAATYVLIQFGHNDQSSAPERWTMIDSEFPANLTRYVAEVRAAGGIPVLLTPLVRRDFKDGKILNTLDVWSDQVRKVATATATPLIDLNADSARVVQQIGPVEAMKLAMTDPIPEEVAAAKTGTTLRPRPATEARVPDAPTTADGPRGQYARKFDYTHVGDAGARVFSRLVANGLAKVVPPLRSQLVP; encoded by the coding sequence ATGCGACACATGCTTTTCGCGCTGGCGCTGGTGACGACCCCGGCGCTGGCACAGGACGAACCGGCCCATCCGCGCGTCGCCGGCGAAGTGCCGAAGACGCGCACCGATGCGCCGCCCATCAAGGCGTACAAGCTGATCCTGGTTGGGGATTCGACCATGGCGGTGGGCAGCGGCTGGGCATCGATCTTCTGCGCAGAGCATGTGAAGTCCAATGTCGCCTGCCTCAACATGGGGCGGGGCGGGCGTTCGACGCGCAGCTATCGGCAGGAGGGTTCCTGGGCGATCGTGCAGAACGAGATCAAGGCGGCGGGTTATGCCGCCACCTATGTGCTGATCCAGTTCGGGCATAACGACCAGTCCTCCGCGCCCGAACGCTGGACCATGATCGACAGCGAATTCCCGGCCAACCTGACCCGCTACGTCGCGGAGGTGCGTGCCGCCGGTGGCATTCCGGTGCTGCTGACCCCGCTGGTGCGGCGTGATTTCAAGGACGGCAAGATACTCAACACGCTGGATGTGTGGTCCGACCAGGTGCGCAAGGTGGCGACGGCGACCGCGACTCCGTTGATCGACCTCAACGCCGACAGTGCGCGGGTGGTGCAGCAGATCGGCCCGGTCGAAGCGATGAAACTCGCCATGACCGATCCGATTCCCGAGGAAGTGGCGGCGGCGAAGACCGGTACGACCCTGAGGCCACGTCCTGCCACCGAGGCGCGCGTGCCCGATGCGCCGACGACGGCCGACGGGCCGCGCGGACAATATGCCCGCAAGTTCGACTATACCCATGTCGGCGACGCAGGCGCGCGCGTCTTCTCCCGGCTGGTCGCCAATGGGCTGGCCAAGGTCGTGCCGCCGCTACGCAGCCAGTTGGTGCCTTAG
- a CDS encoding sugar kinase, translating into MRQTGSILCFGELLLRLNPVVATPLARADMLALHAGGAEANVAAALAALGHDAAMASMTAANDLGEAACRALRAAGVDLRFVARGAGRQGLYFLTPGASLRPAQILYDREESSFTRHDWSSTDWPALLAGRSWLHVSGITPALGPDPAAATLAAMRAARAAGVSVSFDANYRERLWSRWSAEPRDIVIELAAEADLFFATHRDMSLLLGRRFHGDGPARRREAAEAAFAALPRLRWMASTAREVEAVDRHRLSARIDTRTESWTTEEVMLTGVVDRIGGGDAFAAGVLHGLMRGAGEAAAIRDGLALACLKHSVIGDMALFTRADLEEFGSGGLDVRR; encoded by the coding sequence GTGCGGCAGACCGGCTCCATCCTGTGCTTCGGCGAATTGCTGCTGCGGCTGAATCCGGTTGTCGCGACGCCGCTGGCACGGGCCGATATGCTGGCGCTTCATGCCGGTGGTGCCGAAGCCAATGTCGCCGCCGCTCTCGCCGCGCTCGGCCATGATGCGGCAATGGCGAGCATGACCGCGGCCAACGATCTGGGTGAAGCGGCCTGCCGCGCGCTGCGCGCCGCGGGCGTCGACCTGCGCTTCGTCGCGCGCGGCGCCGGGCGACAAGGTCTTTATTTTCTGACGCCGGGTGCATCGCTGCGGCCGGCGCAGATCCTCTACGATCGCGAGGAGAGCAGCTTCACCCGGCACGACTGGTCGTCCACCGACTGGCCGGCCCTGCTGGCGGGCCGTTCATGGCTGCACGTATCGGGCATCACCCCGGCGCTCGGGCCGGACCCCGCGGCGGCGACGCTGGCCGCGATGCGTGCAGCGCGTGCCGCCGGCGTCTCGGTTTCCTTCGACGCCAATTACCGCGAACGGCTATGGTCGCGGTGGAGCGCCGAGCCGCGCGATATCGTGATCGAACTGGCCGCCGAGGCCGACCTGTTCTTCGCCACGCACCGCGATATGTCGCTGCTGCTCGGCCGGCGCTTTCACGGCGACGGGCCCGCGCGCCGCCGCGAGGCCGCCGAAGCCGCGTTCGCCGCGCTGCCGCGACTGCGCTGGATGGCCTCGACCGCGCGCGAGGTCGAGGCGGTGGATCGCCATCGCCTCTCGGCCCGGATCGACACCCGCACCGAAAGCTGGACCACGGAAGAGGTCATGCTGACCGGCGTGGTCGACCGGATCGGCGGCGGCGACGCTTTTGCGGCGGGTGTGCTGCATGGCCTGATGCGCGGCGCCGGCGAAGCGGCGGCGATCCGCGACGGACTGGCGCTGGCATGCCTCAAGCACAGCGTGATCGGCGACATGGCACTATTCACGCGTGCCGATCTGGAAGAGTTCGGCAGCGGTGGACTCGATGTCCGGCGTTGA
- a CDS encoding TonB-dependent receptor, with product MGRFRQPAALTSRSRVLGGGVALWCLTIASVAAAQTTDPVAAQPVPGTPVAGSVAAPSDDNAAVQEVPAQESESDIVVTGIRQTIESSIAVKRQEMAIVDALNSTEIGDLPALSIGEAIQTITGATSHQEKGGATEISLRGLGSFLSATTFNGREASNGSGDRAVNFNQFPSELVSGIKIYKSQQADLIEGGVAGTIELETLRPLDYKKRSIQVELKGNYNPYQDKIRGQGAWGWRGTASYVDQFDLGSLGELGIALGVQRNQVNNPEETYAAGSTYYACNPLTNATGNCAEITRQQGGAGSPFYLAPSSVTFRQITESDKRDAFMGSLQWKPNSKIDINLDFQYSKRDYSEDRHDLTLAETRYALRNVQYDDQHRLVYATGTSSIDAIGNYLTRDEEYLGGGGSISWKATDRLTISTDVSYSQTKRDTLQRSVRLRTDPFDINNVRTPINNQRIPYTYDARNGFATQITLDPRFNANDWSLFSDDARLRRDDEYKQDKIFAARLDAGYEFDGFLKRIDIGGRYSRRHYVNINNLVEITQDDRTVDKRVNLACRTPFPQTGYLHDAPNQSITSWATFDTLCQFRGYLGTEDPGIGSDTRAVDNADVTEKVWSGYVMGTYDSQLGDTPIRGNFGVRVVQTDLRSIGLRSGLNVITNSDGTIRLVENGDFATQTLTNSYFRALPSVNANFELSPTVVARAAAYRAMSRPAPSDLAAGRTITLEDGTAFADIKDAIGQIVADGSPSLKPIMSWNGDLALEWYPNKDTIVAGTLYYKSFGGGFVPVLINETFNIGGQDVSVPVTQRQNSDEKSRVYGLELTLTNRFSWLPAPFDGLGAKLSYNYANSNFKNYDIRLGNVIDPATGVVTPGIIPAANLSGFSKHTGSAQLYYQYKGLSLEAVYTYRSSYYQDFVGGNTQLRFVRPSNLVNLRMSYNVNRNLSLRVEALNVFNDAKVTDMPVYGSSRQYHYYGSKYFIGARVRF from the coding sequence ATGGGCAGATTTCGGCAGCCGGCAGCTTTGACGTCGCGATCGCGCGTACTGGGCGGCGGCGTTGCGCTGTGGTGCCTGACGATCGCATCGGTGGCTGCGGCACAGACGACCGACCCGGTCGCCGCACAACCTGTGCCCGGCACACCGGTCGCTGGATCCGTTGCGGCTCCATCCGACGACAATGCTGCCGTTCAGGAGGTGCCCGCGCAGGAGTCCGAATCCGATATCGTCGTCACCGGCATCCGCCAGACGATCGAAAGCTCGATCGCGGTGAAGCGTCAGGAGATGGCGATCGTCGATGCGCTCAACTCGACCGAGATCGGCGATTTGCCCGCTTTGTCGATCGGCGAAGCGATCCAGACCATCACCGGCGCGACCAGCCATCAGGAAAAGGGCGGCGCCACCGAGATTTCGCTGCGCGGCCTGGGCTCGTTCCTCAGCGCGACCACATTCAACGGCCGCGAAGCGTCGAACGGTAGCGGCGACCGCGCGGTGAATTTCAACCAGTTCCCGTCCGAGCTGGTCAGCGGCATCAAGATCTACAAGTCGCAACAGGCCGACCTGATCGAAGGCGGCGTGGCCGGGACGATCGAACTCGAGACCTTGCGTCCGCTCGATTACAAGAAGCGTTCGATCCAGGTCGAACTGAAGGGCAATTACAATCCTTATCAGGACAAGATCCGCGGGCAGGGCGCGTGGGGCTGGCGCGGTACCGCCAGCTATGTCGATCAGTTCGATCTGGGCAGTCTGGGCGAGCTCGGTATCGCGCTCGGCGTGCAGCGCAATCAGGTCAATAATCCGGAAGAAACCTATGCCGCGGGCAGCACCTATTATGCCTGCAACCCGCTGACCAATGCGACCGGCAATTGTGCCGAGATCACCCGGCAACAGGGAGGCGCGGGGTCGCCTTTCTATCTCGCGCCGAGCTCGGTCACGTTCCGCCAGATCACCGAATCCGACAAGCGCGACGCATTCATGGGCTCACTGCAATGGAAGCCGAATTCCAAAATCGATATCAACCTCGATTTTCAATATTCGAAGCGCGATTATAGCGAGGATCGCCACGACCTGACGCTGGCCGAGACGCGCTATGCGCTGCGCAATGTCCAATATGACGACCAGCATCGCCTGGTCTATGCGACCGGGACGTCATCGATCGACGCGATCGGCAATTATCTGACGCGCGACGAGGAGTATCTCGGCGGCGGCGGATCGATCAGCTGGAAGGCGACCGACCGGCTGACCATCAGCACCGATGTGTCCTATTCGCAGACCAAGCGCGACACGCTCCAGCGCAGCGTGCGGCTGCGGACCGATCCATTCGATATCAACAATGTGCGCACCCCGATCAACAATCAGCGCATTCCCTATACCTATGATGCGCGGAACGGCTTCGCGACGCAGATCACCCTCGATCCGCGCTTCAACGCCAATGACTGGTCGCTGTTCAGCGACGATGCCCGCCTGCGCCGCGACGACGAATATAAGCAGGACAAGATCTTCGCCGCCCGGCTCGACGCGGGGTATGAGTTCGACGGTTTCCTGAAGCGGATCGATATCGGCGGGCGTTATTCGCGTCGCCACTACGTCAACATCAACAATCTCGTCGAGATCACGCAGGACGACCGCACGGTCGACAAGCGCGTCAATCTCGCATGTCGCACGCCATTTCCGCAGACCGGGTATCTGCATGATGCGCCCAATCAATCGATCACGTCCTGGGCGACGTTCGATACCTTGTGCCAGTTTCGCGGCTATCTCGGCACTGAGGATCCCGGCATCGGTTCGGATACCCGCGCGGTCGACAATGCCGATGTGACCGAGAAGGTCTGGTCCGGATATGTGATGGGGACCTATGACAGCCAATTGGGCGATACGCCGATCCGCGGGAATTTCGGCGTTCGCGTGGTGCAGACCGACCTCCGCTCGATCGGGTTGCGTTCAGGTCTGAACGTCATCACCAATTCCGACGGCACGATCCGGCTGGTCGAGAATGGCGACTTCGCAACGCAGACGTTGACCAACAGCTATTTCCGCGCCTTGCCGAGCGTGAACGCCAATTTCGAATTGTCGCCAACCGTGGTCGCGCGCGCCGCCGCCTATCGGGCGATGTCGCGCCCGGCGCCGAGCGACCTCGCCGCCGGCCGCACGATTACGCTGGAGGACGGCACCGCCTTTGCCGACATCAAGGACGCGATCGGCCAGATCGTCGCCGACGGCTCGCCCTCGCTCAAGCCGATCATGTCGTGGAACGGCGACCTCGCGCTCGAATGGTATCCCAACAAGGATACGATCGTCGCCGGTACGCTCTATTACAAGAGCTTCGGCGGCGGGTTCGTGCCGGTGCTGATCAATGAGACGTTCAACATCGGCGGCCAGGATGTCAGCGTGCCGGTTACCCAGCGCCAGAACAGCGATGAGAAGAGCCGCGTCTATGGTCTCGAACTGACGCTCACCAACCGCTTCTCCTGGCTGCCCGCACCGTTCGACGGCCTCGGCGCGAAGCTCAGCTACAACTACGCCAATTCGAACTTCAAGAATTACGACATCCGCCTCGGTAATGTGATCGATCCCGCCACCGGCGTGGTGACGCCGGGCATCATCCCGGCCGCCAATCTGTCGGGCTTTTCGAAGCACACCGGTTCTGCCCAGCTCTATTACCAATATAAGGGCCTGTCGCTGGAGGCGGTCTACACCTATCGGTCGAGCTATTATCAGGACTTTGTCGGCGGCAATACGCAGCTGCGTTTCGTGCGTCCGTCGAACCTGGTCAATCTGCGCATGTCGTACAATGTGAACCGCAATCTCTCGCTGCGGGTCGAGGCGCTCAACGTGTTCAACGATGCCAAGGTCACCGATATGCCGGTTTATGGCAGCAGCCGGCAATATCATTATTACGGCTCGAAATATTTCATCGGCGCCCGGGTGCGTTTCTGA
- a CDS encoding FadR/GntR family transcriptional regulator encodes MADRRLFQNIADQIVALIDKGAFPPGSRLPGERELSERFGVSRVTIREAEIALQATGRIRIKTGSGVYVSDTVTQDTGQLPMVSAFELTEARLLFESEAAALAAPIISDDDLAILGDLLDQMAQDNLDDDAVTAIDRLFHLTIAAASGNKAIIHVIETLWRLRTEIAEVRTTHASVCHHDGSARQAEHAAIVDGLARRDPQAARVAMRQHFNRLLEAMLDATEEREIEETKHRAAASRARFRMSAQLG; translated from the coding sequence ATGGCAGATCGTCGTCTTTTTCAGAATATCGCGGACCAGATCGTCGCCTTGATCGACAAGGGCGCCTTTCCGCCCGGGTCCCGCTTGCCGGGCGAACGCGAACTGTCCGAGCGCTTCGGCGTCAGCCGCGTCACGATCCGCGAGGCGGAGATTGCGCTGCAGGCGACCGGACGGATCCGGATCAAGACCGGTTCCGGTGTCTATGTTTCGGACACCGTGACGCAGGACACCGGGCAACTGCCGATGGTCAGCGCCTTTGAGTTGACCGAGGCGCGGCTGTTGTTCGAATCCGAGGCGGCGGCGCTCGCCGCGCCGATCATCTCGGACGACGATCTTGCGATCCTGGGCGACCTGCTCGATCAGATGGCGCAGGACAATCTCGACGATGATGCGGTTACCGCGATCGACCGCCTGTTCCACCTGACCATTGCCGCTGCGTCGGGCAACAAGGCGATCATCCATGTGATCGAGACGCTGTGGCGGCTGCGTACCGAGATCGCCGAGGTGCGCACCACGCATGCGTCGGTGTGTCACCATGACGGCTCCGCACGACAGGCGGAGCATGCCGCGATCGTCGACGGGCTTGCGCGGCGTGACCCGCAAGCGGCGCGTGTCGCCATGCGCCAGCATTTCAACCGCCTGCTCGAGGCCATGCTGGACGCAACCGAAGAGCGCGAGATCGAGGAAACCAAGCACCGCGCCGCAGCAAGCCGCGCCCGGTTCCGGATGAGCGCGCAACTCGGCTAG